A section of the Branchiostoma lanceolatum isolate klBraLanc5 chromosome 19, klBraLanc5.hap2, whole genome shotgun sequence genome encodes:
- the LOC136424997 gene encoding uncharacterized protein produces MADAVDVIRCLLCSSGMVANLLIVSIVARYPAMRTACNVYVANLAAADFSFCLLALIQSIVAIRSTHSESLYFQQLEDFCNNIWSKLNITSITRNVTNHTGPYMIVENCTGHYDMFEAYCVEDELNSTSTIRNLTSSTDPYVMTENCTWPNPSAAMFSTLQQAELGYTSLSWTYERSCDVSRVIVVFLASTSIILLTVIAVERHRAITNPLSSRQHGTVKHAVLTSTAVWMVSALAAVIDTIARNVVTNDWTFTSASLHSGASCVILKLESSDASHPFFVIILLDFLFGYVLPICIIIPLYVQILVKVRQSRRLVVRETRSGDQAFLMVFVVTVLFLVNWLPFHVISLLIHMFVSEEKYDTIGVALSFAVFNSVANPFLYALLGRNFRDKLKKMFCCKQWWKSKVWRPKSEASLDTTITIQAIDDTGRGQATDRTEQAQATEQAQATEQTQATEQTQVTGETGQTQATGGTEQAQATGGTEQAQDTDGKGQAQATDGTEQTQATGGTEQTQGTGGTEQAQATCGTGQAQDTGGTEQAQAICGTGQAQATCETGPGSGYRRDMSIHVEEKLHVTDNARPADTDHT; encoded by the coding sequence ATGGCTGACGCAGTCGACGTAATCCGCTGTCTGCTGTGTTCCTCCGGCATGGTGGCGAATCTCCTGATCGTGTCCATCGTTGCGCGCTACCCCGCTATGAGGACCGCCTGTAACGTGTACGTAGCCAACCTGGCCGCAGCCGACTTCTCCTTCTGTCTCCTCGCGCTCATTCAGTCCATCGTCGCCATCCGATCTACACATTCAGAAAGTTTGTACTTCCAGCAGCTGGAAGACTTCTGTAACAACATTTGGAGCAAACTGAACATTACAAGCATAACTAGAAACGTCACAAATCATACAGGTCCATACATGATTGTAGAAAACTGCACAGGGCACTATGACATGTTTGAGGCGTACTGTGTCGAGGACGAACTGAACTCCACATCCACTATCAGAAACCTTACCAGTTCTACAGATCCATACGTAATGACAGAAAACTGCACTTGGCCGAATCCAAGCGCTGCGATGTTTTCAACTCTACAGCAGGCCGAGTTGGGCTACACAAGTCTGAGCTGGACCTACGAGCGAAGCTGTGACGTCAGCCGCGTCATCGTAGTCTTCCTGGCCTCCACAAGCATCATCCTGCTGACAGTCATCGCCGTGGAGCGGCACAGAGCGATTACAAACCCGCTGAGCAGTAGACAACACGGGACGGTGAAACACGCGGTATTGACAAGTACTGCAGTGTGGATGGTGTCCGCTCTGGCTGCAGTTATAGACACGATCGCCAGGAACGTTGTCACCAACGACTGGACCTTCACAAGCGCTAGTCTGCATTCTGGCGCCTCCTGTGTCATTTTAAAGCTAGAGTCGTCTGATGCCAGTCACCCGTTCTTTGTTATCATACTCTTGGACTTTTTGTTCGGCTACGTTTTGCCCATCTGTATAATAATTCCTCTGTACGTTCAGATATTGGTCAAAGTGCGGCAGTCTCGCCGTTTGGTGGTGAGGGAGACCAGGTCGGGCGACCAGGCGTTTCTCATGGTGTTCGTCGTGACTGTTTTGTTTCTCGTCAACTGGCTTCCCTTCCACGTCATTTCTCTTCTGATCCACATGTTTGTTTCCGAAGAGAAGTACGACACGATCGGCGTGGCGCTCTCCTTCGCCGTGTTCAACTCCGTGGCCAACCCGTTTCTCTACGCTCTTCTCGGGAGAAACTTTCGCGACAAACTCAAAAAGATGTTCTGCTGTAAACAATGGTGGAAGAGCAAAGTATGGAGACCAAAGAGTGAGGCTTCGCTGGATACGACGATAACGATACAGGCCATCGACGATACGGGCCGGGGCCAGGCTACAGACAGAACAGAACAGGCCCAGGCTACAGAACAGGCCCAGGCTACAGAACAGACCCAGGCTACAGAACAGACCCAGGTCACAGGTGAGACAGGCCAGACCCAGGCTACAGGCGGGACAGAACAGGCTCAGGCTACAGGCGGGACAGAACAGGCACAGGATACAGACGGGAAAGGACAGGCCCAGGCTACAGACGGGACAGAACAGACCCAGGCTACAGGCGGGACAGAACAGACCCAGGGTACAGGCGGGACAGAACAGGCCCAGGCTACATGTGGGACAGGACAGGCCCAGGATACAGGCGGGACAGAACAGGCTCAGGCTATATGCGGGACAGGACAGGCCCAAGCTACATGCGAGACAGGCCCAGGCTCAGGCTACAGGCGGGACATGTCTATACATGTAGAAGAGAAATTGCACGTCACAGACAATGCAAGGCCGGCTGACACAGACCACACTTGA
- the LOC136424998 gene encoding C3a anaphylatoxin chemotactic receptor-like isoform X3, whose translation MTDCCFCVFVIAQAAVSIRYRHLQGMLEDMVEEHCRQDLMNSTNFTTVTLTRFAPDLPMPVNCTEMRLDEESLLLLEEVKVEFDSALNVSNRSCDVGRVIAVFLAASSIFHLIAIACERYQAVTKPFTHRFNTTLKGAAKTCAKIWLGAFGTAVLDTLQRNIISRDWTFSYKSLYECVYLKPDDPDPASGYPYRALQLIIFVISYVVPACILIPVYAMIFFKLRRRRRRFKTGRTASRFAARRSSSKHHAIPMLFAVTVFFLVCWLPFHVTAFSIHSYVGDDNIAVVYVATALAVLNSVINPFLYAFIGRNFRKHIAGLFCRKKIPSSASERSLRMSSISVSRHSGVSNVTMTTAT comes from the exons ATGACCGACTGCTGCTTCTGCGTGTTTGTGATAGCCCAGGCGGCGGTGTCCATCCGTTATAG GCATCTGCAGGGCATGCTGGAGGATATGGTCGAAGAGCATTGCCGTCAGGATCTGATGAACTCCACAAACTTCACCACCGTGACTCTAACACGCTTCGCGCCGGATCTGCCAATGCCAGTCAACTGCACGGAGATGCGTTTGGACGAGGAAAGTTTGTTGTTGCTAGAAGAGGTCAAAGTTGAGTTCGACAGCGCGCTTAACGTGAGCAACCGGAGCTGTGACGTAGGGCGCGTCATCGCGGTGTTCCTGGCGGCCTCCAGCATCTTCCACCTGATCGCCATCGCGTGCGAGCGCTACCAGGCCGTCACCAAGCCGTTCACGCACAG GTTCAACACAACGCTCAAAGGCGCCGCTAAAACGTGTGCGAAGATCTGGCTGGGGGCTTTCGGCACGGCCGTGTTGGACACCTTGCAGAGAAACATCATCTCCAGAGACTGGACCTTCTCCTACAAAAGTCTGTACGAGTGCGTCTATCTCAAACCAGACGATCCGGATCCAGCCAGCGGTTATCCGTACAGAGCGCTACAGCTTATCATATTCGTTATATCATACGTCGTACCAGCCTGTATACTGATACCGGTATACGCCATGATATTCTTTAAGTTAAgacggcggcggcggcggtttAAGACAGGACGTACGGCCAGCCGTTTCGCGGCAAGGCGATCGTCGTCCAAGCACCATGCCATCCCCATGCTGTTCGCTGTAACGGTGTTCTTCTTGGTCTGTTGGTTACCGTTCCACGTGACAGCCTTCTCTATCCATTCTTACGTGGGTGATGACAACATTGCAGTGGTGTACGTGGCTACAGCGCTCGCTGTGCTCAACTCAGTCATTAACCCGTTTCTGTACGCTTTCATAGGCAGGAACTTTCGGAAGCACATCGCAGGATTGTTCTGTAGGAAGAAAATTCCGTCTTCTGCCTCTGAAAGGAGCTTGCGGATGTCAAGCATTTCCGTTTCCCGACATTCTGGCGTTAGTAACGTAACCATGACGACGGCAACGTAG
- the LOC136424998 gene encoding C3a anaphylatoxin chemotactic receptor-like isoform X2 produces MTDCCFCVFVIAQAAVSIRYRHLQGMLEDMVEEHCRQDLMNSTNFTTVTLTRFAPDLPMPVNCTEMRLDEESLLLLEEVKVEFDSALNVSNRSCDVGRVIAVFLAASSIFHLIAIACERYQAVTKPFTHRFNTTLKGAAKTCAKIWLGAFGTAVLDTLQRNIISRDWTFSYKSLYECVYLKPDDPDPASGYPYRALQLIIFVISYVVPACILIPVYAMIFFKLRRRRRRFKTGRTASRFAARRSSSKHHAIPMLFAVTVFFLVCWLPFHVTAFSIHSYVGDDNIAVVYVATALAVLNSVINPFLYAFIGRNFRKHIAGLFCRKKIPSSASERSLRMSSISVSRHSGVSNVTMTTAT; encoded by the exons ATGACCGACTGCTGCTTCTGCGTGTTTGTGATAGCCCAAGCGGCGGTGTCCATCCGTTACAG GCATCTGCAGGGCATGCTGGAGGATATGGTCGAAGAGCATTGCCGTCAGGATCTGATGAACTCCACAAACTTCACCACCGTGACTCTAACACGCTTCGCGCCGGATCTGCCAATGCCAGTCAACTGCACGGAGATGCGTTTGGACGAGGAAAGTTTGTTGTTGCTAGAAGAGGTCAAAGTTGAGTTCGACAGCGCGCTTAACGTGAGCAACCGGAGCTGTGACGTAGGGCGCGTCATCGCGGTGTTCCTGGCGGCCTCCAGCATCTTCCACCTGATCGCCATCGCGTGCGAGCGCTACCAGGCCGTCACCAAGCCGTTCACGCACAG GTTCAACACAACGCTCAAAGGCGCCGCTAAAACGTGTGCGAAGATCTGGCTGGGGGCTTTCGGCACGGCCGTGTTGGACACCTTGCAGAGAAACATCATCTCCAGAGACTGGACCTTCTCCTACAAAAGTCTGTACGAGTGCGTCTATCTCAAACCAGACGATCCGGATCCAGCCAGCGGTTATCCGTACAGAGCGCTACAGCTTATCATATTCGTTATATCATACGTCGTACCAGCCTGTATACTGATACCGGTATACGCCATGATATTCTTTAAGTTAAgacggcggcggcggcggtttAAGACAGGACGTACGGCCAGCCGTTTCGCGGCAAGGCGATCGTCGTCCAAGCACCATGCCATCCCCATGCTGTTCGCTGTAACGGTGTTCTTCTTGGTCTGTTGGTTACCGTTCCACGTGACAGCCTTCTCTATCCATTCTTACGTGGGTGATGACAACATTGCAGTGGTGTACGTGGCTACAGCGCTCGCTGTGCTCAACTCAGTCATTAACCCGTTTCTGTACGCTTTCATAGGCAGGAACTTTCGGAAGCACATCGCAGGATTGTTCTGTAGGAAGAAAATTCCGTCTTCTGCCTCTGAAAGGAGCTTGCGGATGTCAAGCATTTCCGTTTCCCGACATTCTGGCGTTAGTAACGTAACCATGACGACGGCAACGTAG
- the LOC136424998 gene encoding allatostatin-A receptor-like isoform X1 yields MDVTYIANVARCCISAVGMLANLLILFIVARYPTMRTIHNLYVANLAVADCCFCVFVIAQAAVSIRYRHLQGMLEDMVEEHCRQDLMNSTNFTTVTLTRFAPDLPMPVNCTEMRLDEESLLLLEEVKVEFDSALNVSNRSCDVGRVIAVFLAASSIFHLIAIACERYQAVTKPFTHRFNTTLKGAAKTCAKIWLGAFGTAVLDTLQRNIISRDWTFSYKSLYECVYLKPDDPDPASGYPYRALQLIIFVISYVVPACILIPVYAMIFFKLRRRRRRFKTGRTASRFAARRSSSKHHAIPMLFAVTVFFLVCWLPFHVTAFSIHSYVGDDNIAVVYVATALAVLNSVINPFLYAFIGRNFRKHIAGLFCRKKIPSSASERSLRMSSISVSRHSGVSNVTMTTAT; encoded by the exons ATGGACGTTACTTACATCGCGAACGTCGCTCGCTGCTGCATCTCTGCGGTGGGGATGTTAGCGAATCTGCTGATCCTGTTCATCGTGGCGCGCTACCCCACCATGAGGACCATCCACAACCTCTACGTAGCCAACCTGGCCGTAGCCGACTGCTGCTTCTGCGTGTTTGTGATAGCCCAGGCGGCGGTGTCCATCCGTTACAG GCATCTGCAGGGCATGCTGGAGGATATGGTCGAAGAGCATTGCCGTCAGGATCTGATGAACTCCACAAACTTCACCACCGTGACTCTAACACGCTTCGCGCCGGATCTGCCAATGCCAGTCAACTGCACGGAGATGCGTTTGGACGAGGAAAGTTTGTTGTTGCTAGAAGAGGTCAAAGTTGAGTTCGACAGCGCGCTTAACGTGAGCAACCGGAGCTGTGACGTAGGGCGCGTCATCGCGGTGTTCCTGGCGGCCTCCAGCATCTTCCACCTGATCGCCATCGCGTGCGAGCGCTACCAGGCCGTCACCAAGCCGTTCACGCACAG GTTCAACACAACGCTCAAAGGCGCCGCTAAAACGTGTGCGAAGATCTGGCTGGGGGCTTTCGGCACGGCCGTGTTGGACACCTTGCAGAGAAACATCATCTCCAGAGACTGGACCTTCTCCTACAAAAGTCTGTACGAGTGCGTCTATCTCAAACCAGACGATCCGGATCCAGCCAGCGGTTATCCGTACAGAGCGCTACAGCTTATCATATTCGTTATATCATACGTCGTACCAGCCTGTATACTGATACCGGTATACGCCATGATATTCTTTAAGTTAAgacggcggcggcggcggtttAAGACAGGACGTACGGCCAGCCGTTTCGCGGCAAGGCGATCGTCGTCCAAGCACCATGCCATCCCCATGCTGTTCGCTGTAACGGTGTTCTTCTTGGTCTGTTGGTTACCGTTCCACGTGACAGCCTTCTCTATCCATTCTTACGTGGGTGATGACAACATTGCAGTGGTGTACGTGGCTACAGCGCTCGCTGTGCTCAACTCAGTCATTAACCCGTTTCTGTACGCTTTCATAGGCAGGAACTTTCGGAAGCACATCGCAGGATTGTTCTGTAGGAAGAAAATTCCGTCTTCTGCCTCTGAAAGGAGCTTGCGGATGTCAAGCATTTCCGTTTCCCGACATTCTGGCGTTAGTAACGTAACCATGACGACGGCAACGTAG